One Paenibacillus sp. SYP-B4298 genomic window, ACGTAACCATGGCGGAAGGGGCGGTAATCGAGCTGGTAAGCGGCCGTAAGACCAGCTATCAAGCGCGGGCAGCGGCAAGCTGGGCGGTATATTGCCGTGGAGTAGGCTTGAGTATGCAGCAAAAGCAGTAGGCACAAGGACGAGCTGCGGGCAATTTGCCATATGAATACTAGAGAAAGCAGGCATGAGCATGAATCGAATCTGGATGTATGTGATTATAGCGGGAATGATGGAGGTGGTATGGGTGACCGGGCTCAAGCACTCCACCTCTACGCTGGAGTGGATGGGAACGGGGCTGTCGATCTTCTTCAGCTTCTATATATTAATTATAGCTACGAAGCATTTGCCTGTCGGTACTGTATACGCGGTGTTTGCCGGACTGGGAACGGGGGGAACAGTCGTGGTGGAGATGCTCTTTTTCGGAGAGCCGTTTGCATGGGGGAAGGTGGCGCTCATCACGATCTTGCTAGGTGGCGTCGTTGGATTGAAGCTCACAAGCAGTGAGGAAGCACAGCCGTCCAGTGAACAACGGATTGGCAAGGAGGGAGTGCAATGAGCTGGCTTGCCTTATGCGTGGCGGGCTGCTTCGAGGTGCTGGGTGTGCTTCAATT contains:
- a CDS encoding DMT family transporter, yielding MNRIWMYVIIAGMMEVVWVTGLKHSTSTLEWMGTGLSIFFSFYILIIATKHLPVGTVYAVFAGLGTGGTVVVEMLFFGEPFAWGKVALITILLGGVVGLKLTSSEEAQPSSEQRIGKEGVQ